One window of Bifidobacterium pseudocatenulatum DSM 20438 = JCM 1200 = LMG 10505 genomic DNA carries:
- the gnd gene encoding phosphogluconate dehydrogenase (NAD(+)-dependent, decarboxylating), producing MQLAMIGLGRMGGNMAKRIAAAGHEVVGYDRSPESDRTVASLEEMVAALTAPRIVWVMVPAGEATDSTINELAELLEPGDMIIDGGNSRYTDDARHAAELEPRGIHFMDCGVSGGVWGIDRGYALMVGGSEEDFERARPIFEALKPEGDSGLVLAGPVGGGHFAKMVHNGIEYGMMQAFGEGFATMVKSDLIKDPAAVMTSWRDGSVVQSWLLDLLAIAFKSDPTLESMPPVANESGEAKWMIEAALELGVPTPSTAAALYARQTSRGGADDILRVVSTMRAQFGGHVTKIDEIATH from the coding sequence ATGCAGCTGGCAATGATCGGTCTGGGCCGAATGGGTGGCAATATGGCGAAGCGCATCGCGGCGGCCGGGCACGAGGTGGTCGGATATGACCGCTCCCCCGAATCGGATCGCACCGTGGCAAGCCTCGAAGAGATGGTGGCAGCGCTCACCGCGCCGCGCATCGTGTGGGTGATGGTGCCCGCAGGCGAGGCGACCGACAGCACCATCAACGAATTGGCGGAGCTGCTGGAACCCGGCGACATGATCATCGATGGCGGCAATTCCCGTTACACCGATGACGCGCGCCACGCGGCCGAACTTGAGCCGAGGGGCATCCATTTCATGGATTGCGGTGTTTCCGGCGGCGTATGGGGCATTGACCGCGGATACGCGCTTATGGTGGGCGGCAGCGAAGAGGATTTCGAACGCGCTCGCCCGATTTTCGAAGCGCTCAAGCCTGAAGGCGATTCCGGACTGGTGCTCGCAGGCCCGGTCGGCGGCGGCCATTTCGCCAAAATGGTGCACAACGGCATCGAATACGGCATGATGCAGGCGTTCGGCGAGGGTTTCGCCACTATGGTGAAGTCCGATCTCATCAAGGATCCGGCGGCCGTGATGACTTCATGGCGAGACGGTTCCGTGGTACAGTCCTGGCTGTTGGATTTGCTGGCGATCGCGTTCAAGTCCGATCCGACGCTGGAATCCATGCCGCCGGTGGCCAACGAATCCGGCGAGGCGAAGTGGATGATCGAGGCTGCGCTCGAACTGGGCGTGCCGACACCCTCCACCGCGGCCGCGCTGTATGCCCGCCAGACTTCCCGCGGCGGCGCGGACGACATTCTGCGCGTCGTCTCCACCATGCGCGCCCAGTTCGGCGGCCACGTCACCAAGATCGACGAAATCGCCACCCACTGA
- a CDS encoding GntP family permease, whose translation MNLIAAAIIGIAIIVLLIAVCKVHPFLSLLAGSFAMAVCAGVEYDKAFDSFTSGVGSTIANVGLLIAFGSIIGTILFKSGGADTIVDTIMSKTPLQRLPWAMALIAFIVGIPMFFEVGVVILIPVVLFAARRAKAPVVLLGIPALAGLSTLHAFVPPHPGPLTAIGALNANLGITLALGLIVAIPTVIISGPLFGKLAAKWVPIAAPENTAEAEAPKSAENRPSFTSAIAVILLPVVLMLASSIVDLTGQSETVWGRALAFIGTPLVALLITTIFAMVVLGYMQKFTRDAVNGMVGQSFSSVAGIILIVAAGGGFKQTLVDSGIGDVIANSITESAMNPLIAGWLVAVLIRLATGSATVATVTASGIMVPLATGMSPTHLAMLVLAIGAGSVFFSHLNDAGFWLVKEYFGMTVGQTLKTWSLMETILSVTGLGCVMLLSLVL comes from the coding sequence ATGAACCTTATTGCTGCGGCGATCATCGGCATCGCCATCATCGTTCTCCTTATCGCGGTATGCAAAGTGCATCCGTTCCTTTCCCTGCTTGCCGGCTCATTCGCGATGGCCGTGTGCGCGGGCGTGGAATACGACAAGGCATTCGACAGTTTCACGTCCGGCGTCGGTTCCACCATCGCCAACGTCGGCCTGCTTATCGCATTCGGCTCGATCATCGGCACGATCCTGTTCAAGTCGGGCGGCGCCGACACCATCGTCGACACCATCATGTCCAAGACGCCGTTGCAGCGTCTGCCGTGGGCCATGGCACTGATCGCGTTCATCGTCGGCATTCCGATGTTCTTCGAAGTCGGCGTGGTCATTCTCATTCCGGTGGTGCTCTTCGCCGCCCGCCGCGCCAAAGCTCCGGTCGTACTGCTGGGCATTCCAGCCCTCGCAGGCCTGTCCACCCTGCACGCATTCGTGCCGCCGCACCCCGGCCCGCTGACCGCCATCGGCGCACTGAACGCAAACCTTGGCATCACCCTGGCGCTCGGCCTGATCGTCGCCATTCCGACCGTGATCATCTCCGGCCCGCTGTTCGGCAAGCTCGCCGCCAAGTGGGTGCCGATCGCGGCCCCAGAAAACACTGCTGAGGCAGAAGCCCCGAAATCCGCGGAAAACCGCCCGTCTTTCACTTCCGCAATCGCCGTCATCCTGCTGCCGGTCGTGCTTATGCTCGCATCTTCCATCGTGGATCTGACCGGCCAGAGCGAAACCGTGTGGGGACGCGCGCTCGCCTTCATCGGCACTCCGCTGGTGGCTCTGCTCATCACCACGATTTTCGCGATGGTTGTGCTCGGCTACATGCAGAAGTTCACTCGCGACGCGGTCAATGGCATGGTCGGGCAGTCGTTCAGCTCCGTCGCCGGCATTATTCTGATCGTCGCCGCCGGCGGTGGTTTCAAGCAGACGCTTGTCGATTCCGGCATTGGCGACGTGATCGCCAATTCGATCACCGAATCCGCCATGAATCCGCTGATCGCAGGCTGGCTGGTCGCCGTGCTCATCCGCCTGGCAACCGGCTCCGCAACCGTCGCCACCGTCACCGCATCCGGCATTATGGTGCCGCTCGCCACCGGCATGAGCCCGACGCATCTGGCGATGCTGGTGCTCGCCATCGGCGCAGGTTCCGTATTCTTCTCGCACCTGAATGATGCAGGATTCTGGCTGGTCAAGGAATACTTCGGTATGACCGTCGGTCAGACATTGAAGACCTGGTCGCTGATGGAAACGATTCTGTCGGTCACCGGCTTGGGTTGCGTCATGCTGCTTTCGCTGGTGCTTTGA
- a CDS encoding gluconokinase gives MSIHVVVMGVAGCGKSTVAEAIHERLGYVYAEGDDFHPQANIDKMSAGIPLTDEDRWPWLNVINSWMVAREALGENTVVSSSALKRSYREVLAKDVPTFFIHLNGSHKLIQQRLSERKGHFMPPALLPSQFAILEPLAPEENGVEISIEGSVDEMVDRAIKALNAYATTVAATVAAQTATQAA, from the coding sequence ATGAGCATTCACGTAGTGGTGATGGGCGTTGCAGGATGCGGCAAATCCACCGTCGCAGAAGCCATCCATGAACGACTCGGATACGTGTACGCGGAAGGCGACGACTTCCACCCGCAGGCAAATATCGACAAAATGTCAGCCGGCATTCCACTCACCGATGAGGACCGCTGGCCATGGCTGAACGTCATCAACTCCTGGATGGTGGCACGCGAGGCGCTCGGCGAAAACACCGTGGTGTCCAGCTCCGCGTTAAAGCGCAGCTACCGCGAGGTACTCGCCAAAGACGTGCCCACATTCTTCATTCACCTCAACGGCAGCCACAAGCTCATTCAGCAGAGGCTCAGCGAACGCAAGGGCCATTTCATGCCGCCCGCGCTACTACCAAGCCAGTTCGCCATTCTTGAGCCGCTTGCCCCCGAAGAGAACGGCGTGGAAATCTCCATCGAAGGCAGCGTCGACGAAATGGTCGACCGTGCCATCAAAGCGCTGAACGCCTACGCGACAACCGTAGCCGCGACGGTAGCCGCCCAAACCGCAACCCAGGCCGCCTAA
- a CDS encoding FadR/GntR family transcriptional regulator yields MAEGTVIAENTVGELMQDSVSRTLAIEMLDGVWKAGESLTLEALQSRFGISRTVAREVAKTLESMNAVLVKRRIGLVARPFGEWQALNHQVIEWRLHSTQRERQLSSLTELRLAVEPAAAASAARLAPLDVKAKFPVYAARMRQIAEANEEGEAGLAQFHDLDVEFHTLILHESGNELFAALSDTIATVLRGRVELGKYPMKPKSDALDAHDAVADAIAKGEPERARSAMLDIVDEVARALNFF; encoded by the coding sequence ATGGCTGAAGGCACGGTAATCGCAGAAAATACCGTCGGTGAGCTGATGCAGGATTCGGTGAGTCGAACGCTCGCCATCGAAATGCTTGACGGCGTGTGGAAGGCTGGCGAAAGCCTTACGTTGGAAGCCTTGCAAAGTCGTTTCGGTATTTCCAGAACCGTGGCGCGAGAAGTCGCGAAAACACTGGAATCCATGAATGCGGTACTCGTCAAACGTCGCATCGGACTTGTTGCACGTCCATTCGGCGAATGGCAGGCGCTCAACCATCAGGTGATCGAATGGCGTCTCCACTCCACGCAACGCGAACGGCAGCTGTCATCCCTCACTGAGCTGCGACTGGCCGTCGAACCGGCTGCAGCAGCTTCCGCCGCACGTCTTGCCCCCCTCGACGTCAAGGCGAAATTCCCCGTGTATGCGGCGCGAATGCGGCAGATCGCCGAAGCCAACGAGGAAGGCGAAGCCGGGCTTGCGCAATTCCATGATCTTGACGTGGAATTCCATACGCTGATTCTGCATGAAAGCGGCAATGAGCTGTTCGCCGCGCTTTCCGACACCATCGCCACCGTGCTGCGTGGTCGCGTGGAACTCGGCAAATACCCGATGAAGCCGAAGTCCGACGCACTTGACGCGCATGATGCCGTAGCCGACGCGATCGCCAAGGGGGAGCCTGAACGTGCACGCAGCGCCATGCTCGACATCGTCGACGAAGTGGCACGTGCCCTCAATTTCTTCTGA
- a CDS encoding MFS transporter, protein MASETAPEHMPDPNAKLTTREKKWIVYDVGNSAFVMLSTAVVPIYANSLLQSAGQSNIVSTWGYAQTIASLIIAVMMPVLGSMADVQGMKVKFFTGFFLTGVVACCAMALPLSWLVFLVVCILATVGLNGSLTFYDSMLVDITSNERMDRVSSHGFAWGYIGSTIPFIACIALIFGGPSLLGWSTVACTRASFVITALWWVAFTIPLLTSYKQVHYRATAGQTGEAIRGTFAELGSTFRAIRRNKPLWMFMIAFFFYIDAVNTVISMSTSYGTQLGIDSTHLVMALLVTQFVAFPSAIAYGKLAGRFGAKTMITTAVVAYICIVLFAAFFLRSATEFWILAILVGLFQGGIQALSRSYYGKIIPKNRANEYYGFYDIFGKTASIIGTFLVATTTSLTGNASVGVLSIAILLIVALIFLLLQKDPTRK, encoded by the coding sequence ATGGCCTCAGAGACTGCCCCAGAGCATATGCCGGACCCCAACGCAAAACTTACCACCCGCGAAAAGAAGTGGATCGTCTACGATGTCGGCAATTCCGCATTCGTGATGCTGTCGACCGCAGTCGTGCCAATCTACGCAAACTCGCTGCTGCAGTCCGCCGGCCAATCGAATATCGTGTCGACATGGGGGTACGCGCAGACCATCGCGTCGCTGATCATCGCGGTGATGATGCCTGTGCTTGGATCCATGGCCGACGTGCAGGGCATGAAGGTGAAGTTCTTTACCGGATTCTTCCTGACGGGCGTGGTCGCCTGCTGTGCGATGGCGTTGCCGCTCAGCTGGCTCGTTTTCTTGGTGGTGTGCATTCTCGCCACGGTCGGCCTGAACGGTTCGCTCACGTTCTACGATTCCATGCTGGTCGATATCACGTCGAATGAACGTATGGACCGCGTGTCCTCGCATGGTTTCGCATGGGGCTATATTGGCTCCACGATTCCGTTTATCGCCTGTATCGCGCTGATTTTCGGCGGTCCGTCGTTGCTTGGATGGTCCACGGTGGCATGCACGCGCGCTTCGTTCGTAATCACCGCATTGTGGTGGGTGGCGTTCACCATTCCGCTGCTCACCAGCTATAAGCAGGTGCACTACCGCGCTACCGCGGGTCAGACCGGTGAGGCCATCCGCGGCACATTCGCAGAGCTCGGCTCCACTTTTCGTGCAATCCGCAGGAACAAGCCGTTGTGGATGTTCATGATTGCGTTCTTCTTCTATATAGACGCGGTGAACACGGTGATTTCCATGAGCACCTCATACGGCACGCAGCTGGGCATCGACTCTACGCATCTGGTAATGGCGCTGCTGGTCACGCAGTTCGTGGCATTCCCGAGCGCGATCGCGTATGGCAAGCTTGCCGGTCGTTTCGGCGCGAAAACCATGATCACCACGGCTGTGGTCGCCTATATCTGCATTGTGTTGTTCGCCGCGTTCTTCTTGCGTTCCGCAACGGAATTCTGGATTCTTGCGATTCTCGTAGGCCTGTTCCAAGGCGGTATTCAGGCGTTGTCGCGCTCGTATTACGGCAAGATCATTCCAAAGAATCGTGCCAACGAATATTACGGTTTCTATGATATTTTCGGCAAGACCGCTTCGATTATCGGCACCTTCCTCGTTGCGACCACCACGTCGCTGACCGGCAACGCTTCGGTGGGCGTGCTTTCGATCGCAATCCTGCTGATCGTCGCCCTCATCTTCCTTCTCCTGCAAAAAGACCCCACCCGCAAGTAG
- a CDS encoding tetratricopeptide repeat protein gives MSGEVPDMLGANAEILRSILSQPLPDTLDMIIWRGVTNSAQASPFERFAARLLVEAGAAGIRDIAAENDFDVIRLSTTKRFWLRCNGNDLSNEQFNVVQAVESALNRIDYADDEARRAVHGGMPEACIDENFYIAKSQQYLRNVSGAIVAIDGLQEGENNFRRMRGTEGARGGNWDISTRFANVCENLELPFRLHYRFDVDASSGVMVVRFSIPNTAIMPVASQYRDGFASAYAVRLAGMLAWAAFSSSVRLTQVDLTGCVGDADGIPVISMGFDRVPFMMGALPAMKNGQCDVVPLDVDPLALLNLLRPVRYVGFFDGNRALTPITPLATSAVFLEKRVSEWQDQRALPEGLRGFLRADRACELDVMHDESPVSTDDVNAIMEENEGSPMVAELQLEAALAQLGESGEAGGVCEAGGTDETGVAKIGENGEIPLYCSRPGVRLIISLLDGDEHTRYWKLPDAVVDVHQNLGELAKNNGDYERAERELRACIKLAPTSVRFYEELSQVYARTDEYGKAADVLIGALKIAVLPIDCEVLYYRLGYALWQLGRLPEALACYAMMVNGGTPFRTAARDEAEEVSRQMGLPSPDMKYGDACDALRSGGVPVAPEGKVLDTIARAAICLTDAGFPLLAQDAAWMLGMRDGGDVIGAVAMSLRFGAEGRSKN, from the coding sequence ATGAGTGGGGAAGTTCCGGACATGCTTGGTGCGAACGCTGAAATATTGCGCTCGATATTGAGCCAGCCATTGCCTGACACGCTTGACATGATCATCTGGCGTGGCGTCACGAACTCCGCGCAAGCGTCGCCATTCGAACGATTCGCGGCACGACTTTTGGTGGAAGCCGGTGCTGCGGGCATCCGAGACATTGCTGCCGAAAACGATTTTGATGTGATCCGACTGAGCACGACGAAACGATTCTGGCTGCGCTGCAACGGCAACGATCTTTCCAATGAACAATTCAATGTTGTGCAGGCGGTCGAATCGGCGCTTAACCGCATCGACTATGCCGACGACGAAGCGCGCAGGGCGGTGCACGGAGGTATGCCGGAAGCGTGCATCGACGAAAACTTCTATATTGCGAAATCGCAACAGTATCTGCGAAACGTGTCGGGTGCGATCGTGGCAATCGACGGTCTGCAGGAAGGTGAAAACAACTTCCGTAGAATGAGGGGTACGGAAGGGGCGCGCGGCGGAAATTGGGATATCAGCACCAGATTCGCCAATGTTTGCGAAAATCTCGAATTGCCTTTCCGCTTGCATTACCGATTTGACGTCGATGCGTCCAGCGGCGTGATGGTAGTGCGTTTCAGCATACCGAACACGGCGATCATGCCGGTTGCGTCGCAATATCGCGACGGATTCGCCTCCGCGTATGCCGTGCGATTGGCGGGCATGCTTGCGTGGGCGGCGTTCTCGTCAAGCGTACGACTGACGCAAGTCGATCTGACCGGTTGCGTGGGGGATGCTGACGGCATTCCCGTGATTTCCATGGGATTCGATCGCGTGCCATTCATGATGGGTGCGCTGCCTGCCATGAAAAACGGACAATGCGACGTGGTTCCGTTGGATGTCGATCCGCTGGCGCTGCTCAATTTGCTGCGCCCGGTGCGTTATGTGGGTTTCTTTGATGGGAACCGTGCCCTGACGCCAATCACACCGCTGGCAACGTCAGCCGTATTCTTGGAGAAACGTGTTTCCGAATGGCAGGATCAACGTGCGCTGCCTGAAGGATTGCGGGGATTCCTACGTGCCGACCGTGCCTGCGAACTTGACGTGATGCATGACGAATCGCCGGTTTCCACCGATGATGTGAACGCGATCATGGAAGAAAACGAAGGATCCCCCATGGTCGCCGAACTCCAATTGGAAGCCGCGTTGGCGCAACTTGGCGAAAGCGGTGAAGCAGGTGGGGTGTGCGAAGCGGGCGGAACTGACGAGACAGGCGTAGCGAAAATTGGCGAAAATGGCGAAATTCCGCTCTACTGCAGCCGTCCAGGCGTGCGACTCATCATCTCCCTGCTAGACGGCGACGAACACACGCGCTACTGGAAACTGCCGGATGCTGTAGTCGACGTACACCAGAATCTTGGGGAACTCGCCAAAAACAATGGCGACTATGAGCGCGCGGAACGTGAGCTGCGCGCCTGCATCAAACTTGCCCCAACCAGCGTACGTTTCTACGAGGAACTATCGCAGGTATACGCAAGAACCGACGAATACGGCAAAGCGGCCGACGTGCTCATCGGCGCGTTGAAAATCGCAGTGCTGCCTATCGATTGCGAAGTACTCTACTATCGACTTGGCTACGCATTGTGGCAGTTGGGACGTCTGCCGGAAGCGCTCGCCTGCTATGCGATGATGGTCAACGGCGGCACGCCATTCCGTACGGCCGCGCGCGATGAGGCCGAAGAAGTGAGTAGGCAGATGGGATTGCCTTCGCCGGATATGAAATATGGGGATGCGTGCGATGCGCTGCGATCCGGCGGCGTGCCGGTTGCGCCGGAAGGCAAGGTGTTAGATACGATTGCCCGCGCCGCGATTTGCCTGACGGATGCTGGTTTCCCGCTACTGGCTCAGGATGCGGCTTGGATGCTTGGAATGCGCGATGGCGGTGATGTGATCGGCGCGGTTGCGATGAGCCTGCGTTTTGGAGCCGAAGGGCGTTCGAAGAACTAG
- the rpmB gene encoding 50S ribosomal protein L28 — protein sequence MAARCAVCGKGPQTGFTVSHSHIRNKRTFRPNLQPVRTTIDGENVRVRVCVKCIKAGKVQRVEA from the coding sequence ATGGCAGCTCGTTGCGCAGTGTGCGGCAAGGGACCGCAGACCGGTTTCACCGTTTCGCACTCACATATTCGCAATAAGCGCACCTTCCGCCCGAACCTGCAGCCGGTTCGCACCACCATCGACGGCGAGAACGTTCGCGTTCGCGTTTGCGTCAAGTGCATCAAGGCTGGCAAGGTTCAGCGCGTTGAAGCGTGA
- a CDS encoding ATP-dependent DNA helicase RecG, which yields MSTTLETPISSIESNRRRVGALKSLGVVSVGDALTYYPFRVTDPVPARSLHEAKIGEKMAFAAHVLETRVFPMARRGFRLIATVTDDDFAARRNTPKSLASLVFFSYRKSYVDWVQRKLHAGALLVVAGEPSVYDNRLQFTHPDLLTINPVQSQSENGEWNDGFGDPANPPLGNLKYDAQTIDEALKRVCRPRPVYHATSRISSEHIHESVLKYMDALRGAEYLVTQNAGNFLDNPTQEGDFDIPQIDREIQIKVLGNAIPDIIPEDFREEYGLMHRAEAFMAIHDPVDRKNFDNALQTLRYEEALICQTALVKSRDASRKSKATACPETRLKDDFIASLPFALTNGQQQVIADISADMAHDYPMQRLLQGEVGSGKTVVAVAAMMQAVGSGGQAVLVAPTQVLAEQHYASISTMVSKLGKSDANSSDNQKNLDDANARRSNKRSAQSSKDGEFDAKTIHNNAVDKGVQLADLLDLAASDDVETGFSGKGNDIFGTKDGEIPVFLLTGSMRLAERRRVLAAAASGMPCIVVATHAAFSKSFQAPNLTLAVIDEQHRFGVEQRESLNSKGSTAPHLLVMTATPIPRTAAMTWFGDLDISSLTELPGGRKPIRTFVVPEDNASLMGEMFALIRKRIDAGERAYVVCPRIDADAEDADGALAASAASGSETAGSSAAAFDDAYDLGEDDDRRAQRPPLHSVAEIVERLQSLPQFKGIRFATLTGRDDDTTKSQVMADFESGITPILVATTVIEVGVDVAKASCIVIFDADRYGLSQLHQLRGRVGRGGTDSGAFLISRAPADSDAARRLDVIQGTLDGAEIAQADLEFRGAGDVLGDAQSGGKSGLKLLRVVKDVKIIEHARVEATRLVAQDPDLLEHVQLAGAVLDFTRGNETFLTSN from the coding sequence ATGAGCACCACACTGGAAACACCGATTTCATCAATCGAGAGCAACCGCCGCAGAGTCGGCGCGCTGAAATCGCTTGGTGTGGTGTCAGTTGGCGACGCCCTGACCTATTATCCGTTCCGCGTAACCGATCCGGTTCCTGCGCGCTCACTGCATGAAGCGAAAATCGGGGAGAAAATGGCGTTCGCCGCGCATGTGCTCGAAACGCGCGTTTTCCCCATGGCACGTCGAGGCTTCCGCCTGATCGCAACAGTCACGGACGACGATTTCGCAGCGCGTCGCAACACCCCAAAATCGTTGGCGTCGCTGGTCTTCTTTTCGTATCGCAAATCGTATGTTGACTGGGTGCAGCGCAAACTGCACGCGGGAGCGCTGCTCGTCGTCGCAGGCGAGCCAAGCGTGTACGACAATCGTCTGCAATTCACGCATCCCGACCTGCTCACCATCAATCCCGTGCAATCGCAGTCGGAAAACGGGGAATGGAACGACGGTTTCGGCGATCCTGCGAATCCGCCTCTCGGCAATCTGAAATACGATGCGCAAACGATCGACGAAGCGCTGAAACGAGTTTGCCGTCCACGACCGGTATATCATGCAACTTCGCGAATTTCCAGCGAACATATTCATGAATCGGTATTGAAATATATGGATGCGTTGCGCGGAGCCGAATATTTGGTAACGCAAAATGCAGGGAATTTCTTAGATAATCCTACGCAAGAAGGGGATTTTGATATTCCCCAAATTGATCGAGAAATACAGATTAAAGTACTCGGTAATGCTATTCCCGATATTATTCCGGAAGATTTTCGTGAGGAATATGGGCTTATGCATCGTGCTGAGGCATTCATGGCGATTCATGATCCGGTTGATCGCAAGAATTTCGATAACGCCTTGCAAACGTTGCGATATGAGGAAGCGCTGATCTGCCAGACCGCGCTCGTCAAATCACGCGATGCATCGCGCAAATCCAAGGCTACCGCATGCCCTGAAACGCGGTTGAAAGACGATTTCATCGCGTCGCTGCCATTCGCCCTTACGAACGGCCAACAGCAGGTCATCGCCGATATTTCCGCCGATATGGCGCACGATTACCCCATGCAACGATTGCTGCAAGGCGAGGTCGGTTCCGGTAAGACCGTGGTCGCGGTTGCTGCCATGATGCAGGCCGTCGGATCAGGCGGCCAGGCCGTGCTTGTAGCGCCAACGCAGGTTCTTGCCGAACAGCATTATGCGAGCATTTCCACAATGGTATCCAAACTGGGAAAAAGCGACGCAAATTCGAGTGATAATCAGAAAAATCTAGATGATGCCAATGCGCGGCGAAGCAATAAACGGTCCGCGCAAAGTTCGAAAGATGGGGAATTCGACGCAAAAACAATTCACAATAATGCTGTGGATAAAGGTGTACAACTTGCAGACCTTCTTGATTTGGCCGCATCTGATGATGTGGAAACCGGATTTTCCGGCAAAGGAAACGATATATTTGGCACAAAAGATGGGGAGATTCCTGTATTTCTTCTCACGGGAAGTATGCGACTTGCCGAACGTCGTCGCGTGCTCGCAGCAGCCGCATCGGGCATGCCCTGTATCGTCGTGGCGACGCACGCCGCATTTTCCAAGAGTTTCCAGGCGCCAAACCTCACCTTGGCGGTGATCGACGAACAGCACCGCTTCGGTGTGGAACAGCGCGAATCGTTGAATTCCAAGGGTTCTACGGCGCCTCATCTGTTGGTCATGACGGCCACGCCGATTCCGCGCACCGCAGCCATGACCTGGTTCGGCGATCTCGACATTTCCTCGCTGACCGAACTTCCCGGCGGCCGCAAGCCGATTCGCACATTCGTGGTGCCGGAAGACAATGCGTCGTTGATGGGTGAAATGTTTGCCCTGATTCGCAAGCGCATCGACGCGGGGGAACGTGCCTACGTGGTCTGCCCGCGCATTGACGCCGATGCCGAAGATGCGGACGGCGCGCTGGCGGCGTCAGCGGCTTCAGGCTCGGAAACCGCAGGTTCGTCGGCCGCGGCTTTTGACGACGCCTACGATCTTGGCGAAGACGACGACCGGCGCGCACAACGCCCCCCGTTGCATTCCGTGGCGGAAATCGTGGAGCGTCTGCAATCGCTGCCGCAGTTCAAAGGCATTCGATTCGCCACGTTGACCGGGCGTGACGATGACACCACAAAATCGCAGGTCATGGCCGATTTTGAATCCGGCATAACGCCGATTCTGGTGGCGACCACGGTGATCGAGGTCGGCGTGGACGTGGCGAAAGCCAGCTGCATCGTGATTTTCGATGCGGACCGGTATGGGCTTTCGCAATTGCACCAGTTGCGTGGGCGCGTCGGCCGAGGCGGCACCGATTCGGGGGCTTTCCTGATTTCGCGTGCGCCCGCGGACAGTGATGCCGCCCGCCGTCTTGACGTGATTCAGGGCACGTTGGATGGTGCCGAAATAGCGCAGGCCGATTTGGAATTCCGCGGCGCCGGCGACGTGCTCGGCGACGCGCAATCTGGCGGAAAGTCAGGTTTGAAGCTGCTTCGTGTGGTTAAGGATGTGAAGATTATTGAGCATGCGCGGGTTGAGGCTACGAGGCTTGTCGCTCAGGATCCTGATTTACTCGAACATGTGCAGTTGGCCGGGGCGGTGCTTGATTTCACGCGCGGCAATGAAACGTTCCTGACCAGTAATTAG
- the rsmD gene encoding 16S rRNA (guanine(966)-N(2))-methyltransferase RsmD: MRVISGRFKGVALTTPKAGTRPTTDRTKEAIFSHLDSWGVLDDARVLDLFAGTGALGIEALSRGARELVAVESSAPAAALIAQTLTALKHNRSWEHGMSARVVKARAEKYAASASAVEPFDMVFIDPPYAFETNDCNHLLADLASRELTSSNTVIMLERSTRSEEPTAPENWEITDRRDYGETAVYYIEPSEPISDNGQQ; this comes from the coding sequence ATGCGCGTAATTTCAGGACGATTCAAAGGCGTTGCATTGACCACGCCGAAAGCGGGCACTCGACCGACCACCGATCGCACCAAAGAGGCGATTTTCTCGCATCTCGATTCATGGGGAGTGTTGGACGATGCCCGCGTGCTCGATTTGTTTGCAGGAACCGGCGCTTTGGGCATCGAAGCATTGAGCCGTGGCGCACGAGAGCTGGTGGCGGTGGAATCATCCGCTCCGGCGGCCGCATTGATCGCGCAGACGCTGACCGCGTTGAAACATAACCGTTCGTGGGAACATGGCATGAGTGCCCGCGTGGTGAAGGCGCGCGCGGAAAAATACGCGGCTTCAGCTTCGGCCGTTGAACCGTTCGACATGGTGTTCATCGACCCGCCGTACGCCTTCGAAACGAATGATTGCAACCATCTGCTCGCCGATCTTGCCAGCCGTGAACTGACTTCCAGCAACACGGTGATCATGCTGGAACGATCCACCCGTTCCGAAGAGCCCACGGCTCCAGAAAACTGGGAAATCACCGATCGGCGCGATTATGGCGAAACCGCCGTCTACTACATTGAACCCAGCGAGCCAATCTCAGATAACGGTCAGCAATAA